One Sodalis praecaptivus DNA segment encodes these proteins:
- the secY gene encoding preprotein translocase subunit SecY yields the protein MAKQPGLDFQSAKGGLGELKRRLLFVIGALIVFRIGSFIPIPGIDATVLAKLLEQQRGTIIEMFNMFSGGALSRASIFALGIMPYISASIIIQLLTVVHPALAEIKKEGEAGRRKISQYTRYGTLVLAIFQSIGIATGLPNMPGMQGLVINPGFAFYFTAVVSLVCGTMFLMWLGEQITERGIGNGISIIIFAGIVAGLPPAIGHTIEQARQGDMHFLVLLLVAVLVFAVTFFVVFVERGQRRIVVNYAKRQQGRRVYAAQSTHLPLKVNMAGVIPAIFASSIILFPATIASWFGGGTGWGWLSAISLYLQPGQPLYVLLYAAAIIFFCFFYTALVFNPRETADNLKKSGAFVPGIRPGEQTARYIDKVMTRLTLVGAMYITFICLIPEFMRDAMKVPFYFGGTSLLIVVVVIMDFMAQVQTLMMSSQYESALKKANLKGYNR from the coding sequence ATGGCTAAACAACCGGGATTAGATTTTCAAAGCGCCAAAGGCGGACTGGGTGAACTGAAACGCAGACTTCTGTTTGTTATCGGGGCGCTTATTGTCTTCCGCATCGGCTCTTTTATTCCGATCCCTGGTATTGATGCCACCGTACTTGCGAAATTGCTCGAACAGCAGCGCGGCACCATCATAGAAATGTTCAACATGTTCTCTGGTGGTGCGCTCAGCCGTGCTTCTATCTTCGCATTGGGGATCATGCCGTATATCTCGGCATCGATCATCATCCAGCTGCTCACGGTGGTACACCCGGCGCTGGCGGAGATTAAAAAAGAGGGCGAGGCTGGCAGACGTAAAATCAGCCAGTACACGCGCTACGGCACCCTGGTGTTGGCAATATTTCAGTCAATCGGTATCGCAACCGGTTTGCCGAATATGCCGGGAATGCAAGGTCTGGTGATTAATCCAGGCTTTGCGTTTTACTTTACTGCGGTAGTGAGCCTGGTCTGCGGGACAATGTTCCTGATGTGGCTGGGTGAGCAGATCACTGAACGAGGTATCGGCAACGGTATCTCCATCATTATCTTCGCGGGTATCGTAGCGGGCTTGCCGCCTGCCATCGGCCACACCATAGAGCAAGCTCGACAAGGCGATATGCACTTCCTCGTGTTGCTATTGGTTGCAGTTCTGGTGTTCGCGGTGACGTTTTTCGTGGTGTTCGTTGAACGTGGTCAGCGTCGTATCGTCGTTAACTACGCCAAGCGTCAGCAAGGACGTCGCGTTTATGCGGCCCAGAGCACGCATTTGCCGCTGAAAGTGAACATGGCCGGGGTTATCCCGGCAATTTTCGCCTCCAGTATCATTCTGTTTCCGGCCACGATTGCATCCTGGTTCGGAGGCGGCACAGGTTGGGGCTGGCTGTCTGCGATTTCGCTCTATTTGCAGCCTGGTCAACCGCTTTATGTGTTACTATATGCGGCTGCAATCATATTCTTCTGTTTCTTTTACACGGCGTTGGTGTTCAACCCGCGCGAGACAGCAGATAACCTGAAGAAGTCCGGTGCATTTGTACCAGGCATTCGTCCGGGAGAGCAAACGGCAAGGTATATTGATAAGGTGATGACCCGCCTCACGCTGGTCGGCGCCATGTACATTACCTTTATCTGCCTAATCCCGGAGTTCATGCGTGACGCAATGAAAGTTCCCTTCTATTTTGGGGGCACGTCTTTATTGATCGTCGTTGTGGTTATCATGGACTTTATGGCTCAAGTGCAGACTCTGATGATGTCGAGTCAATACGAGTCCGCATTGAAGAAAGCAAACCTGAAAGGCTATAACCGCTAA
- the rpsK gene encoding 30S ribosomal protein S11 has translation MAKAPIRARKRVKKQVSDGVAHIHASFNNTIVTITDRQGNALGWATAGGSGFRGSRKSTPFAAQVAAERCAEAVKEYGIKNLEVMVKGPGPGRESTVRALNAAGFRITNITDVTPIPHNGCRPPKKRRV, from the coding sequence ATGGCTAAGGCACCTATTCGTGCACGTAAGCGTGTTAAAAAACAAGTTTCAGATGGTGTGGCTCATATCCATGCGTCTTTCAACAATACCATCGTAACTATTACCGATCGTCAGGGTAATGCGTTGGGTTGGGCGACCGCCGGTGGTTCCGGTTTCCGTGGTTCTCGTAAGTCCACGCCTTTCGCCGCACAGGTTGCAGCAGAACGTTGCGCTGAAGCAGTGAAAGAATATGGCATCAAGAATCTGGAAGTTATGGTTAAAGGACCAGGTCCGGGCCGCGAGTCTACCGTCCGCGCGTTGAACGCGGCTGGTTTCCGCATCACGAACATTACTGATGTGACTCCGATCCCCCATAACGGTTGTCGTCCGCCTAAAAAGCGCCGCGTATAA
- the rpsD gene encoding 30S ribosomal protein S4, which yields MARYLGPKLKLSRREGTDLFLKSGVRAIDSKCKIEQPPGQHGARKPRLSDYGVQLREKQKVRRIYGVLERQFRNYYKEAARLKGNTGENLLQLLEGRLDNVVYRMGFGATRAESRQLVSHKAIMVNGRVVNIASYQVTPNDVVSIREKAKKQSRVRASLELAEQREKPTWLEVDAAKMEGVFKRIPERTDLSADINEHLIVELYSK from the coding sequence ATGGCAAGATATTTGGGTCCTAAGCTCAAGCTGAGCCGTCGTGAGGGCACAGACCTATTCCTGAAGTCTGGCGTTCGTGCGATCGATTCCAAGTGCAAAATTGAGCAACCGCCCGGTCAGCACGGTGCGCGTAAACCGCGTCTGTCTGATTACGGCGTACAGTTGCGTGAAAAACAAAAAGTTCGTCGTATCTACGGCGTGCTGGAACGTCAATTCCGCAACTACTACAAAGAAGCAGCACGCCTGAAAGGCAATACCGGTGAAAACCTGTTGCAGTTGCTGGAAGGTCGTCTCGACAACGTTGTTTACCGCATGGGCTTTGGTGCTACCCGCGCTGAATCGCGTCAATTGGTCAGCCACAAGGCGATCATGGTGAACGGCCGCGTTGTCAACATCGCTTCTTACCAGGTTACTCCGAATGACGTTGTCAGCATCCGTGAGAAAGCGAAAAAGCAATCCCGTGTTCGTGCCTCATTGGAACTGGCTGAGCAGCGTGAAAAGCCGACCTGGCTTGAAGTCGACGCTGCTAAGATGGAAGGGGTGTTCAAACGTATTCCAGAACGTACCGATCTGTCTGCGGACATTAATGAACACCTGATCGTCGAGCTTTACTCTAAGTAA
- the rpsM gene encoding 30S ribosomal protein S13, producing MARIAGINIPDHKHTVIALTSIYGIGKTRSQHICAATGIAENVKISELSEEQIDTLRDAVAKFVVEGDLRREVTLSIKRLMDLGTYRGLRHRRGLPVRGQRTKTNARTRKGPRKPIKK from the coding sequence GTGGCCCGTATAGCAGGCATTAACATTCCTGATCATAAACATACCGTTATTGCCCTAACATCAATCTACGGTATCGGCAAAACCCGCTCGCAGCACATCTGCGCGGCTACGGGTATTGCTGAAAATGTTAAGATCAGTGAGCTGTCTGAAGAGCAGATTGACACGCTGCGTGACGCAGTTGCCAAGTTTGTTGTCGAAGGCGATCTGCGCCGTGAAGTAACCCTGAGTATCAAGCGTCTGATGGACCTTGGTACCTATCGTGGTTTGCGTCATCGTCGTGGTCTTCCGGTCCGCGGTCAGCGTACCAAGACCAATGCCCGTACCCGTAAGGGTCCGCGCAAACCGATCAAGAAATAA
- the rpmJ gene encoding 50S ribosomal protein L36, translating into MKVRASVKKLCRNCKIVKRNGVVRVICSAEPKHKQRQG; encoded by the coding sequence ATGAAAGTTCGTGCTTCCGTCAAGAAATTATGTCGCAACTGCAAAATCGTTAAGCGTAACGGTGTCGTTCGTGTGATTTGCAGCGCTGAGCCTAAGCATAAACAACGCCAAGGCTAA